From a single Silene latifolia isolate original U9 population chromosome 6, ASM4854445v1, whole genome shotgun sequence genomic region:
- the LOC141586286 gene encoding F-box/kelch-repeat protein At3g23880-like → MGDESGGPTNIPEELVSEILCYLPVKSLIRFTIVCKSWFRLIRNDHQFAMKNYLTRTTSSSKVLDNVDYMFSSIRKSYSPCLYSFTKANSFRFSTKFECLPDLSIGISNSCHGIICFHLWREEEEILLCNPLIQEIVLLPPCPTKTTYMGKRALGFDPIQNDYKVVTIHFPSKDNYLCTVNLYSLRHGHWRNLYVSCSPRCTNGLYGQGTSNANGRICNWLFDKEVEFGKTKLTLLSFDMGEEVLKEFPIPKCGHEDPHSHTHDHQLLSSTRWQACLSCLHRSRNFPRGFIDVWVLKDCIWTKAIVVNFPDHDRIEPSHFWINDNELFVNIQKENMREVFHYELGIQQLKRTGSKGFFCSRRGYMESLISLKHFMSPHHECKHAEDDKQNTVEYVLREISRKGVRWSRSFNLVQAFK, encoded by the exons ATGGGTGATGAAAGCGGAGGACCCACTAATATCCCAGAAGAGTTGGTTTCAGAGATTTTGTGTTACCTTCCTGTTAAATCGTTGATACGCTTCACAATTGTGTGCAAATCATGGTTTCGTCTAATCAGGAATGACCATCAATTTGCCATGAAGAATTATCTTACTCGAACTACCTCATCGTCTAAAGTGTTGGACAATGTTGATTACATGTTTTCCTCTATTAGGAAATCTTATAGCCCGTGTTTGTACTCTTTCACCAAAGCTAATTCCTTCCGATTTTCAACCAAGTTCGAGTGTTTACCTGACCTATCAATAGGGATATCTAACTCCTGTCATGGCATTATTTGCTTTCATTTGTGgagggaggaggaggagatcTTATTGTGTAACCCGTTAATTCAAGAGATCGTCTTGCTGCCACCATGCCCAACAAAGACGACATATATGGGGAAAAGAGCACTTGGCTTTGACCCCATTCAAAATGACTACAAGGTTGTCACTATTCACTTCCCGAGTAAAGATAACTATCTTTGCACGGTGAACCTTTACTCTTTGCGCCATGGACATTGGCGAAACCTATATGTTAGTTGTTCTCCTCGATGCACTAACGGATTATATGGACAAGGCACTTCAAATGCAAATGGAAGAATTTGTAATTGGTTGTTTGATAAAGAAGTCGAGTTTGGAAAAACCAAGCTAACCTTGCTATCATTTGACATGGGAGAGGAGGTATTGAAGGAGTTTCCCATTCCAAAATGTGGACATGAAGACCCTCATAGTCATACCCACGATCATCAACTCTTATCCTCGACCAGATGGCAAGCTTGCCTTAGCTGTCTCCATCGTAGTAGAAATTTCCCTCGTGGGTTTATTGATGTATGGGTACTCAAAGATTGTATTTGGACCAAGGCAATTGTTGTTAACTTTCCGGACCATGACCGAATTGAACCATCGCACTTTTGGATAAATGACAACGAGTTATTTGTTAATATACAAaaggaaaacatgagagaagtgTTCCATTACGAGCTTGGCATCCAACAACTTAAGCGCACTGGAAGCAAGGGTTTTTTTTGCAGTAGGAGGGGTTATATGGAGAGCCTAATCTCATTGAAGCATTTCATGTCACCCCACCATGAATGTAAACATGCTGAAGATGACAAACAAAACACGGTTGAATATGTTTTGCGTGAAATTAGCAGAAAAGGTGTTCGCTGGTCTCGTAGCTTCAACTTGGTTCAG GCATTCAAATGA
- the LOC141586287 gene encoding uncharacterized protein LOC141586287 translates to MEVNKSKGKLTRTQSSLLRSSPTVRSSIQSLSSTVDFHHLDNDDDDVDHNNRKRAHHHHYHHYYSCGPHRKTLSVITLTLTLILTFIYLPAEENLFLAAVILTVALFYRIRLKPKTNRSNSVSVQWFIGEESTVTGANAPVTEKVKEGVEFYSNGDYYEGEFNRGKSNGNGVYNYNVKGRYEGEWVEGRYEGYGIESWAKGSRYRGMYRGGLRHGYGVYRFYTGDTYVGEWCNGQYHGLGVQSCSDGSCYVGEFKCGVKHGLGCYHFRNGDRYAGEYFGDKIHGFGVYHFANGHCYEGSWHEGRKQGYGMYTFRNGEPKCGEWDSGSLKSHLPPLTHSVLRAVQAARKAAENAINLRRVDEQVNKAVIGANRAATAARVAAVKAVQNRMDGKLYDSDA, encoded by the exons ATGGAGGTTAATAAAAGTAAAGGGAAGCTAACAAGAACACAGTCATCACTTCTCCGATCATCACCAACCGTCCGATCATCAATCCAATCACTTTCCTCCACCGTCGATTTCCACCACCTCGATAACGACGATGACGACGTGGATCACAACAACCGTAAACGggcccaccaccaccactaccaccactaCTACTCATGTGGACCCCACAGAAAAACACTTTCTGTCATTAccttaaccctaaccctaattttaACCTTCATTTACCTTCCCGCGGAGGAAAACCTCTTTCTCGCCGCGGTTATTCTGACAGTCGCGCTCTTTTACCGAATCCGGCTCAAGCCGAAAACGAACCGGTCTAACTCGGTCTCGGTCCAGTGGTTCATCGGGGAAGAATCGACCGTGACCGGCGCAAATGCGCCGGTGACGGAGAAGGTGAAGGAAGGAGTGGAGTTTTACAGTAACGGAGATTACTACGAAGGCGAATTTAACCGCGGTAAAAGTAATGGAAACGGAGTGTATAATTACAATGTGAAGGGAAGATATGAAGGAGAATGGGTAGAAGGAAGGTATGAAGGGTATGGGATAGAAAGTTGGGCGAAAGGAAGTAGGTATAGAGGAATGTATAGAGGTGGATTAAGACATGGTTATGGTGTTTATAGGTTTTATACTGGTGATACTTATGTTGGTGAATGGTGTAATGGTCAATATCATGGTCTTGGTGTTCAATCTTGTTCTGATGGTAGTTGTTATGTTGGCGAGTTTAAATGTGGTGTTAAACATGGCCTTGGTTGTTATCATTTCAG GAATGGTGATAGATATGCAGGGGAGTATTTTGGGGATAAAATCCATGGGTTTGGTGTATACCACTTTGCCAACGGCCATTGCTACGAGGGTTCATGGCATGAAGGTCGGAAACAAGGCTACGGGATGTACACCTTCCGCAATGGAGAACCAAAATGTGGTGAATGGGACTCTGGATCTCTCAAATCCCATTTGCCTCCACTAACACATTCCGTCCTCCGAGCAGTTCAG GCTGCAAGAAAAGCAGCAGAGAATGCAATAAACCTAAGGAGAGTAGATGAACAAGTTAACAAAGCAGTGATAGGCGCTAATCGAGCCGCCACTGcagctagagttgctgctgttAAAGCAGTTCAGAATAGAATGGATGGTAAATTATATGATTCAGATGCTTAA